From the genome of Amycolatopsis granulosa:
GCCGCTCGCGTTGAGCCACGCCGTGGCCCGCGCCGAGCGGCCACCGGTGCGGCACACCACGTAGAGCGGTTTGTCGTCGGGCAGCTGGGCCAGTTCGTCGGTGCGCGCAGGCAGCTCGCCGAGCGGGATGTGCACCGCGCCCGGGGCGTGGCCGGCGTCCCACTCGTCCTGCTCGCGCACGTCGAGCAGCACCAGCCCGTCGGCGGGCAGCTCGGACACGGATGCGGTCGGAATGTCACCTGGGTGCACGTTCACATCCTGACACGCGCCCGCATGAACTGCACGTGAGCCCGAGAAAGGGCCACCCCCGGCGCCGGAGGTGGCCCTTCTCGCAAGCAGCCCGGACCGCTCAGCGCGGCAGGCTCAGTGCGCGCTCGCCTTCTCGGCGTGGGCGCCGGTGAGCGAACGGACCTCCATTTCGGCGTACTTCTCGTCGTTGCGTTCCCTGGACAGGACCGTGCCGAGGAAACCGAGCAGGAACGACGCCGGGATGGACACCAGGCCCGGGTTCTCCAGGGGGAACCAGTGGAAGTCCACACCCTTGATCATCGGCTTCGCGCCACCGGACACGGCGGGCGAGAAGACGATCAGCACGATCGTGATGACCAGCCCGCCGTGCATGCTCCACAGCGCGCCCGCGGTGTTGAAGCGCTTCCAGAACAGCGAGTACAGCAGGGTCGGCAGGTTCGCCGAGGCCGCCACCGCGAAGGCCAGCGCGACCAGGAAGGCCACGTTCTGGTTCTTCGCGAGAATCCCGCCGACGATGGCCAGCGCACCGATCACCAGCGCGGTGATGCGGGCCACCCGCACCTCGGCGTGCTTGCTGTCCACCCGGCCCTTCTTGATCACGTTGGCGTACACGTCGTGCGCGAAGGACGCCGACGCGGTGATGGTCAGGCCGGCGACGACCGCGAGGATCGTGGCGAACGCGACCGCGGAGATGAACCCGAGCAGCACCGGGCCGCCCAGTTCGAGCGCCAGCAGCGGGGCCGCCGAGTTCGTCGTGCCGGGCGCCTTGCTGATCTTCTCCGGCCCGACCAGCGCGCCCGCACCGTAGCCGAGCACCAGCGTGAACAGGTAGAAGATGCCGATCAGGACGATCGCCCAGACGACGGACTTCCGGGCGTCCTTGGCCGTCGGCACCGTGTAGAAGCGCATCAGCACGTGCGGCAGACCGGCGGTGCCCAGCACCAGCGCGATGCCCAGGGACAGGAAGTCGAGCTTGCTGGTCCCGGTCTTGCCGTACTGCTTGCCCGGGTCGAGCAGCGCCGCACCGGTCTTGCCGCCCTTGTCCACGGCACCCTGGAGGAGGTGCGAGAAGTTGAACCCGAACTTGCCGAGCACCCACAGGGTCATCGCCAGCGCGCCGAGGACCAGCAGCACCGCCTTGATGATCTGCACCCAGGTGGTGCCCTTCATGCCGCCGATCAGCACGTACACGATCATCAGCACGCCGACGACCGCGATCACCAGGTTCTGGCCCCACTCGCCGGTGATGCCGAGCAGCAGGTTCACCAGTCCACCGGCACCCGCCATCTGCGCGAGCAGGTAGAAGAACGACACCGCGAGCGTGGACACCGCCGCGGCCGCCCGGATCGGCCGCTGCCGCATGCGGAACGCCACCACGTCGCCGAGGGTGAACTTGCCGGTGTTGCGCAGCAGCTCGGCGACCAGCAGCAGCGCGACCAGCCACGCGACGAGGAACCCGATGGAGTAGAGGAACCCGTCGTAGCCGTTGACCGCGATCGCACCCGCGATGCCGAGGAACGACGCCGCGGACAGGTAGTCGCCGGAGATCGCGATGCCGTTCTGCGGGCCGGTGAACGAGCGGCCGGCCGCGTAGTAGTCGGAGGCGGTCCGCGTGTTGCGGCTGGCCCGGAACACGATCACGAGCGTGATCGCCACGAAGATCGCGAAGATGATGATGTTCAGCGTCGGGTTGCTGCCCTCGACGCCGGCCGCCAGTGCCGTCACCGGGCGCCTCCTTCGATCTCGCCGCGGATCTTGTCGGCGACCGGGTCGAGCCTGCGGTTGGCGTACCGCACGTAGAGGCCGGTGATGAGGAACGTCGACACGAACTGCAGCAGACCGATGAGCAGACCGACGTTGAAGTTGCCGACCAGCTTCGCCGACATGAAGCCGTGGGCGTAGTCGGCGAGCAGGACGTAGACGAGGTACCAGACGAGGAAGAGGACGGTCATCGGGAAGACGAAGGTCCGCAACCTCTTGCGGAGCAAGGCGAACTCGGGGCTCGCCTGCACCTTCTGCCAGGTGTCACCCGGACCCGTCTCGTCGACGAGGTCCTGGTCGCTGGTGCTCACGGGACAACCTCCCTGTCCATGATCACTACCTCTTCCGATGTGTGGTGCGGGTAGATCTTGCCGTGAAACGTGAGGCTTGTTGTTAATCCTTTTGGATGAATGATCTTACGGAGAGTTGAAGATCTTACGCCGGTTTAACGAGGGAATGTCCAGTTCTTGGCCGACCAAAGAGGAACAGCTCGCGGAATAGGCCAACCGAAGGTAAAGAGAACCGCCGAAAAGGCCAAACTCGTGGGTGACGTGGCACCACCCGGGTGGGCACCTGCCGGAGCACCAGCTACTTGCGGTGCCTGCCCCGGCCCATCCGCACCCGCTCCTCCGCCTGCCCGAACCGCGCGACGGCGCGGTCCCGCATGAAGCCCAGCCGGTCCGGGGCGTGCAGGCGCAACATGATCGGGTTGACGTCCGCCGGTTTGCCGTTCGGCGTGGCGAGGCTGACCAGGATCGTCACGACGAACGCCACCGGCACGGTGATCAGCGCCGGCTGGTCGGCGAACCACGGCACCGGGTCGCCGGTGAAGCGGCTCACCATCTCGACGGCCAGCGCACCGAGCACCAGACCACCGCCGATGATCATCCCGGCCATCGCGCCCGGCCAGGTCAGCCCGCGCCACCACACGCCGAGCAGCAGCAGGGGCGAGAACGTCGACGCGGCGAGCGCGAACGACATCCCGACGCTCAGCGACAGGTCGTTCGGCCGCAGCACCAGCGCGAGCGCGAACGGAACCAGCCCGACCACCCCGGCGGCGATGCGGAAGTCCAGCACCCGGCCCTTCGACAGGTCCGTGGACACCACCCCGGCGAGGCTCACCAGCAGCCCCGACGACGTGGACAGGAACGCCGCGAACGCCCCGGCCAGCACGACCGCGCCGAGCACCTGCCCGGCCACCCCCGGCACCATCGCCGACGGCAGCCGCAGCACCGCCGCGTCGGTCTGGCCGGTCACCAGCAGCTCCGGCACGTACATCCGGGACAACGCACCGAGGATGATCGGGAACAGGTAGAACAACCCGAGCAGCAACAGGACGTGCAGCGTGGTCCGGCGCGCCGCCCGGCCGTCCGGGTTGGTGTAGAAGCGGACCAGCACGTGCGGCAGCCCCATCGTGCCGAGGAACGTCGCGAAGATCAGCGAGTACGTCTGGAGCAGGTCCGCGAGGCCACCCGACCCGGGCCGCAGCCAGTCGCTGTTGGCGGCCTTCGCGTCGCTGACCGTCGGCACCGGCGTGCCCGCCGGGAACCGCACCCGCGTGCCCTGGCTCAGCCGCTGCGCCGAACCCTGCACCCAGATCTCCGCGTGCTCGGCCGCCGCGCCCGCGGGCCGCACCGCGACCTGCGTCAGCGTACCGACCTCGAACGTGACGTCGGTGCGGATGTCCACAGTGGTCTCGGCGCCGAACACCGGCGGCGCGGGCGAGCCGAGCGAGCCCGCCGGGCCGGGGTTGCCGCCGGCGAGGAACACCCCGCACAACGCGAACGCCGGCAGCGCGATCGCGAACAGCTTGAGCCAGTACTGGAACGCCTGCACCACGGTGATCGCCCGCATACCGCCGGCGATGACGTTGATGCCGACCAGCGCGAACACCGTGACCGCGCCGACCCAGCCGGGCACCGACAGCACGGTCGTCAGGGCCAGCCCGGCGCCCTGCAACTGCGGGACCATGTAGAGGATCCCGATGAACACCACGAAGAACGTGCCGCACCGGCGCAACGCGACCGACCCGAGCCGCGCCTCCAGGAAATCCGGCAACGTGTAGGCACCCGAGCGGCGCAACGGCGCCGCCACGAACAACATCAGCGCCAGGTAGCCCGCGGCGAAACCGATCGGGAACCACAACCCGTCGGCGCCCTCCTTGAGGATGATCCCCGCGATGCCGAGGAACGACGCGGCCGACAGGTACTCACCGGAGATCGCGGCCGCGTTGCGGCGCGAACGAACCGTGCGGCGGGCGACCAGGAAGTCGTGCGTGGTGTTGGCGAACCGGGACGAGCGGTGACCCAGGTAGAAGGTCAGCGCGGCGACGGTCGCGATGCCGCTCAGCGCCCACGGGTTCAACTGCACGATCCGGATTGTCCCCTGCTCCGCGACCGGGCCGGCATGCCGGTCACGACTCGATCATGTCCACGAAGTCCCGCTCGTGCCGCTCGGCCAGCTGGTTGTAGACCAGGCCCGCGAGCAGCAGCAACGGGAACGGCAGCAGCCCCAGCAACAGCCACGCCAGCGGCACCCCGACCACGCGCAGCGCGGCGAAGCCCGGCCACACGTAGAAGGCGACCGGCAGCGCGCCGAGCACCACCAGCACCAGCACGCTCAGCCCGATCGCGGTCCGCAGCTGGTGCTTGACCAGGTCGCGGATCAGCACCTCGCCCCAGCTGGTCTGCTGCTCCAGCTCCAGGCGCGCTCGCAGCGTCGGCGTGCTCCGCCGCGACCGGGGATCGGCCAGCACGACCCGCTGGCGCTTCGGCGGCTTCGCCGGCTCGGACGCCGGCTCCGGCGGCGGCACCGCCGGGACCGGCTCCACCGACGCCGGCTGGTAGCTCTTGCCCAGCGTCGGATCCGGTTCCCGCACCCCGTCGACGCGGCCGTAGAAGTCCTCGGTCATCGACCACCCGTGAGGCGGTCCTTGAGCTCACGGGTGTGCCGCCGGGAGACCGGGAGCAGCTTCTCCTCGTTGCCGATCACGACCTGGTAGCCACCCTGACCCATGCGCAGCTCGGTGATCAGGTTCAGCGCGACGAGGAACGACCGGTGGATCCGCACGAACCCGGCCTTCTCCCAGCGTTCCTCGAGCTGGGTCAGCGGGATGCGGACCAGGTGACTGCTGCCGTCCTTGGTGAACAGGCGCGCGTAGTCGCCCTGCGCCTCGACCCAGCGCACCGACGAGCGCGGCACCAGCTTCGTGGTCCCGGCGAGCTCGACCGGGATCACCTCGTCGTCGTCGGGCGCGGCGGGCGCGGCGGCACCCGGACCCGGCGGCGCGACCGTCTTCAGCTTCTCCAGGACCCGGTCGACCGCCCGGTCCAGCCGGTGCTGGTTGCACGGCTTCAGCAGGTAGTCGACGGCACCCAGGTCGAACGCGTTGACGGCCTCGTGGGCGTGCCCGGTGACGAACACCAGCACCGGCGCGGGGTTGAGCGCCGAGAACACGCGCGCCATCTCCATCCCGGACAGCCCGGGCATCTGCAGGTCGGCGAACACCGCGTCGATCGCGGGCAATCCCCGGTCCTTGCGCTCACGCAGCTCCGGATCGTCCGACGCGAGCAGGCGCAGCGCCTCCGCCGCGTCCACCGCCTTGAACACCCGGCCGATGTGCGGGTTGTTCCGCAGCGTGTCGACCAGCAGGTTCAACCCGTGCGGCTCGTCGTCCACGGCCAGGACGAGGAGTCTTCTGGTGTCTTGTTGCGCACTCACAGTGACTCGCATCCTGCCCACTGCCGGGTGCGATGTCCATACCGCGAATGAATGTTGAACCGGGCCCGGCCGGCGGTGCGAGTTGCCCGCGGGACGACGCGCAAGGCCTCAAATCCCGTAGCGGGACCAGGCCACGCGTTGTGCGACCGCGTCCAGGAGCGCGTGGGCGGCCGCCGGTGCGCCGAGGCCCAGCCGCGCGAGCAGCGGCTTCTTCGGCTCGGCGATGGTGATCTCGGCGTCCGGGTAGCGCTGCTCGACGATCTCCCGCAGGTTGCCGATCCCGTCGACCAGGCCGAGGTCGACGGCCTTCGCGCCGAGCCACACGTCACCGGAGAACAGCTCCTCGGTGTCGGTCAGCCGGCCACCGCGGCGTTCCCGCACCCAGTCCACGAACATCTCGTGCAGCTGGGCGTGCATCTTCTTCAGCCACTCGACGTCCTCCGGCTTCTCCGGGGCGAAGGGGTCGAGCCGCTTCTTGTTCTCCCCCGCCGTGTGCACGCGCCGCTCGATGCCGAACCGCTCCAGTAGACCGGTGAACCCGAAGCCGCCGCTGATCACCCCGATCGAGCCGACCATCGACGTGCGGTGGGCGTAGATCTCGTCCGCCGCGCAGGCCAGCCAGTAGCCGCCGGACGCCGCGACGTCCTCGCAGAACGCCAGCACCGGCACGCCCGGCTTCTTCGCCGCCAGCTGGCGGATGCGCTCGGCGACCAGCCCGGACTGGGTCGGCGCACCCCCCGGCGAGTTGATCAGCAACGCGACCGCCTTGAGCCGGTCGTGGTCGAACGCCCGGGTCAGCGCCGATTCGACGGCCGCGAGGTTGATGGTGCCGCGGGCCAGCGGCGAGGGCGTCGGCGTGATCACCCCGTGCAGCTTGACGACCGCCACCACGTCCTTGCGGTCGCCCCGGTCGCCGATGCGCGGGATCCTGCTGGTCAGCCTGTCGGTCACGCTGGTCATGGCGCCAGGTTACGGACTCCCTCGGATTTGTGCAGACGGCCGTTGCGGGCCGGCTCGGGCGGAGCACCGGCGTAGTCCGGCAGGTCGGTGCGCACGCCGGGCGCGAACTTCGGCACCCGCAGCGTCACCTTCATCCCCGCGCCGGGGGCGGTCTCCACCATCAGCGCGTACTCGTCGCCGAACAGCTGCCGCATCCGCGCGTTGATGTTGCCCAGTCCCACGTGCGCGCCGGTGCGGTGCGAGTTGCGGAGATCGGCCAGCCGCGCCGGGTCCATGCCGATGCCGTCGTCCTCGACGCTGATCAACGCCTCGGTGCCGTGGTCGGAGGCGATCACGGTGACCATGCCGCCGGTGGGCTTGTTCGCCAGTCCGTGCTGGACCGCGTTCTCCACCAGGGGCTGGATGATCAGGAACGGCACCACGACCGACAGCACCTCGGGCGCGATCTTCAACCGCACCTCGAGGCGGCCGCCGAAGCGGGCCCGCTCGATCGTGAGGTAGCGGTCGATGTTGCGCAGCTCGTCGGCGAGCGTGGTGAACATGCCGGAGGTGCGGAACGAGTAGCGCGTGAAATCGGCGAACTCCTGCAGCAGCTCACGCGCCTCCTCCGGGTCCGTGCGGATCAGCGCGGAAATGGTGTTGAGCGCGTTGTAGATGAAGTGCGGGGAGATCTGCGCGCGCAACGCCTTGATCTCGGCCTGCTGCAGCTGGTGCTTGGACTCCTCGAAGCGGGCCAGCTCGAACTGGGTGGTGACGAACTGGGCGACCGCGTCGGCCATCTGGATCAGGCGCTTGCCGGTGCTGCGGCCGACCACGATCAGCGCGGCCTCGACCTCCTCCTCGACGAGCAGCGGCACGATCACCGCGGTCTTCATCTTGCAGGTGCCGCGGTGGTCGCACGGGACGTCGTCGTGCGACACGACCTCGCGGCGCGCCTTGCGGATCGACAACGTCACCGCGTCGGCCAGGTCGAGGTAGTGGTCGTTCGCCTCGCCGTCCCAGGAGACCAGCGTGCCTTCGTTGTCGGTGATGCCGACGGCGACGCACTTGAGCAGTTCGAGCAACTGCGAGGTGATCCGGTCCGCACTGGCCTGGTCGAAGCCCTCCCGGAGGTCCGGCGTGGCCCGGGACATGTGGTAGACGGCCTCGAGCACCGCGTCCTCGATCGAGCTGCTCGGCTTCCGCGTGCGCGCGAGGACCACGATCAGGACGATCAGCAGAACACCCGCGACGCTCCACGGGATGATTTGCGAGATCGGCAGATCGGACACGGCGTCAATGCTCTGTGCTCATGACGCGGCGTGCAAGCACTTGATCGCACTTTCTGTGGTGGCGTCGCCACCCGGTGGGGTGATCCACTACTTCAGCAGCCGGGACAGGCGCCGGTCCGCCAGCGGTTTGCCGCCCGTCTGACACGTCGGGCAGTACTGGAAGGACTTGTCGGCGAAGGACACCTCCCGCACGGTGTCCCCGCACACCGGGCACGGCAGGCCGGTCCGCGCGTGCACCCGCAGACCCGACCGCTTCTCGCCCTTGAGGCGCGCCGCGTCCTGGCCCACGGACCGCTCGACCGCGCCGGTCAGGATCTCGTGCATCGCGGCGGCCAGGCGGTC
Proteins encoded in this window:
- a CDS encoding sodium:solute symporter family transporter, whose protein sequence is MQLNPWALSGIATVAALTFYLGHRSSRFANTTHDFLVARRTVRSRRNAAAISGEYLSAASFLGIAGIILKEGADGLWFPIGFAAGYLALMLFVAAPLRRSGAYTLPDFLEARLGSVALRRCGTFFVVFIGILYMVPQLQGAGLALTTVLSVPGWVGAVTVFALVGINVIAGGMRAITVVQAFQYWLKLFAIALPAFALCGVFLAGGNPGPAGSLGSPAPPVFGAETTVDIRTDVTFEVGTLTQVAVRPAGAAAEHAEIWVQGSAQRLSQGTRVRFPAGTPVPTVSDAKAANSDWLRPGSGGLADLLQTYSLIFATFLGTMGLPHVLVRFYTNPDGRAARRTTLHVLLLLGLFYLFPIILGALSRMYVPELLVTGQTDAAVLRLPSAMVPGVAGQVLGAVVLAGAFAAFLSTSSGLLVSLAGVVSTDLSKGRVLDFRIAAGVVGLVPFALALVLRPNDLSLSVGMSFALAASTFSPLLLLGVWWRGLTWPGAMAGMIIGGGLVLGALAVEMVSRFTGDPVPWFADQPALITVPVAFVVTILVSLATPNGKPADVNPIMLRLHAPDRLGFMRDRAVARFGQAEERVRMGRGRHRK
- a CDS encoding DUF485 domain-containing protein yields the protein MSTSDQDLVDETGPGDTWQKVQASPEFALLRKRLRTFVFPMTVLFLVWYLVYVLLADYAHGFMSAKLVGNFNVGLLIGLLQFVSTFLITGLYVRYANRRLDPVADKIRGEIEGGAR
- a CDS encoding rhodanese-like domain-containing protein; the encoded protein is MNVHPGDIPTASVSELPADGLVLLDVREQDEWDAGHAPGAVHIPLGELPARTDELAQLPDDKPLYVVCRTGGRSARATAWLNASGWDAINVAGGMKSWETEGRPVVGEHDGPPQVL
- a CDS encoding S49 family peptidase; this encodes MTSVTDRLTSRIPRIGDRGDRKDVVAVVKLHGVITPTPSPLARGTINLAAVESALTRAFDHDRLKAVALLINSPGGAPTQSGLVAERIRQLAAKKPGVPVLAFCEDVAASGGYWLACAADEIYAHRTSMVGSIGVISGGFGFTGLLERFGIERRVHTAGENKKRLDPFAPEKPEDVEWLKKMHAQLHEMFVDWVRERRGGRLTDTEELFSGDVWLGAKAVDLGLVDGIGNLREIVEQRYPDAEITIAEPKKPLLARLGLGAPAAAHALLDAVAQRVAWSRYGI
- a CDS encoding LytR/AlgR family response regulator transcription factor, which produces MRVTVSAQQDTRRLLVLAVDDEPHGLNLLVDTLRNNPHIGRVFKAVDAAEALRLLASDDPELRERKDRGLPAIDAVFADLQMPGLSGMEMARVFSALNPAPVLVFVTGHAHEAVNAFDLGAVDYLLKPCNQHRLDRAVDRVLEKLKTVAPPGPGAAAPAAPDDDEVIPVELAGTTKLVPRSSVRWVEAQGDYARLFTKDGSSHLVRIPLTQLEERWEKAGFVRIHRSFLVALNLITELRMGQGGYQVVIGNEEKLLPVSRRHTRELKDRLTGGR
- a CDS encoding histidine kinase, which produces MDAVSDLPISQIIPWSVAGVLLIVLIVVLARTRKPSSSIEDAVLEAVYHMSRATPDLREGFDQASADRITSQLLELLKCVAVGITDNEGTLVSWDGEANDHYLDLADAVTLSIRKARREVVSHDDVPCDHRGTCKMKTAVIVPLLVEEEVEAALIVVGRSTGKRLIQMADAVAQFVTTQFELARFEESKHQLQQAEIKALRAQISPHFIYNALNTISALIRTDPEEARELLQEFADFTRYSFRTSGMFTTLADELRNIDRYLTIERARFGGRLEVRLKIAPEVLSVVVPFLIIQPLVENAVQHGLANKPTGGMVTVIASDHGTEALISVEDDGIGMDPARLADLRNSHRTGAHVGLGNINARMRQLFGDEYALMVETAPGAGMKVTLRVPKFAPGVRTDLPDYAGAPPEPARNGRLHKSEGVRNLAP
- a CDS encoding sodium:solute symporter family transporter, which produces MTALAAGVEGSNPTLNIIIFAIFVAITLVIVFRASRNTRTASDYYAAGRSFTGPQNGIAISGDYLSAASFLGIAGAIAVNGYDGFLYSIGFLVAWLVALLLVAELLRNTGKFTLGDVVAFRMRQRPIRAAAAVSTLAVSFFYLLAQMAGAGGLVNLLLGITGEWGQNLVIAVVGVLMIVYVLIGGMKGTTWVQIIKAVLLVLGALAMTLWVLGKFGFNFSHLLQGAVDKGGKTGAALLDPGKQYGKTGTSKLDFLSLGIALVLGTAGLPHVLMRFYTVPTAKDARKSVVWAIVLIGIFYLFTLVLGYGAGALVGPEKISKAPGTTNSAAPLLALELGGPVLLGFISAVAFATILAVVAGLTITASASFAHDVYANVIKKGRVDSKHAEVRVARITALVIGALAIVGGILAKNQNVAFLVALAFAVAASANLPTLLYSLFWKRFNTAGALWSMHGGLVITIVLIVFSPAVSGGAKPMIKGVDFHWFPLENPGLVSIPASFLLGFLGTVLSRERNDEKYAEMEVRSLTGAHAEKASAH